In one window of Cydia fagiglandana chromosome 1, ilCydFagi1.1, whole genome shotgun sequence DNA:
- the LOC134663986 gene encoding uncharacterized protein LOC134663986 produces the protein MQLPETAPPPLAPLWDRVLRARALPPDLDVELLYVAIRDRLTHPEWEVRLHALRVLADLLPLSGNALTFPFDQVIDNLGHGSPNVRKAALDALKVFCSHCEDPECAARAILDKCSYHNIRPHSADFDTKVNVITGLILSIPSVMAILKRRHPVLDTFPIFQTLGDKLFDHVHRDVALRSLIKLRRVVGPRDYMIYLSRLEPKVQDKFRILCEVYDEDSLDVYYAPRKTTYRDKNSHHLVKINHVFNSPVRLSTCDTSSEDSYNHVPYYGNNYAKVIIETEIKFDSDTAITMTVLEENETESEKNTGSEEDCDSSDRNMLKYSDGDSEDMDVVVKKVRFGGESVKIRTPDSENIATSEDDTTQNKPAAILQHSHIEEASMQVTPLIVSKMNEIKREAFERESQSKPKKSGIPLPVINNKPRNPTIEATYSKVKLKSKSLSELYDYFRSKNEAPEDNLKNSGFTLTLTEIRTPDKLPSPVEPHREVEVLHNLQRSPTVSPRRRSTRLHLEQDGFVLSLLASSPPKEEDYLSPREPSPLRGHYQWEDLGVVPKHVSDQLHNTENWIAAVKAADQLHSALLDAENVRRAEPAALSLVQHMWALSEEVSAARAPAEGAVCALLRGASKDCVRQLLPALVARMGREPPPTALPHAMLQSIPLHNLIDVIFEPAVIGISGDTERMQSTQLRAALCLARAAGPAAVLTAVRRRLADTARADVFCNKLRERLSKPVENRLSHVSRSSLLPVPVRRRARSTPSPAAPPPPRRLRPLPDSAPLPSISQANGESLHKALSPIPLSDKDSSALTATCEDVTEEKKISSESLIFGETTIVDIPVDEIDNAPPAPHSPSIHVEDYSEKSIKSVESQNENSLKDNNSLQSNDDFGSQKSLSNERAESPLSRPQSRISSPSPVSARSRSESASPIKSGQRSPDPTSNVYNQQPACERDVRSALTECIVPAKHEDWEVIVNALTEAERLASDSGARAPAASWRAVVRSTATHVKSLRSRVARTACSTMGALFEHRGRSLDPELEDAATALLERCADVNRFLRADAASALVRVACGSSSARAAVALARRGAAHRAGPVRAATAQALTRLVERRGAARMLDLPAEPRTLLLRAAGELLGDACAEARLHARLLCLALLEDTRFRPMLKESMQPTRYRAIQKFVDKLR, from the exons ATGCAACTGCCGGAGACGGCACCTCCGCCCCTCGCTCCGCTATGGGACCGGGTCCTCCGCGCCCGGGCGCTGCCTCCGGACCTCGACGTCGAGCTGCTCTACGTCGCTATAAGGGATCGCCTCACGCACCCTGAATGGGAAGTCCGTCTCCATGCTCTTCGCGTGCTCGCTGATCTCCTGCCGCTCTCTGGCAACGCACTAACGTTCCCTTTCGACCAAGTTATAGATAACTTGGGACATGGCTCCCCAAATGTCCGCAAAGCTGCACTAGATGCTTTGAAAGTGTTTTGCTCCCATTGCGAGGACCCAGAATGCGCGGCTAGAGCTATTCTAGACAAGTGCTCTTATCATAACATTAGACCACATTCAGCCGATTTTGACACCAAAGTGAATGTAATAACTGGCTTAATTCTGTCCATTCCTTCAGTTATGGCAATTTTGAAAAGAAGGCACCCTGTGTTAGATacatttcctatttttcaaacGTTAGGAGATAAACTTTTTGATCATGTACATAGAGATGTAGCGTTAAGGTCGCTTATTAAGCTAAGAAGAGTTGTTGGGCCGAGAGATTACATGATTTACTTGTCGAGATTAGAACCAAAAGTGCAAGATAAATTTCGTATTTTGTGTGAAGTGTATGATGAAGATTCGCTTGACGTGTACTATGCTCCTAGAAAAACCACTTACCGAGATAAAAACAGCCATCACCTAGTTAAAATAAACCATGTTTTTAATAGCCCTGTCAGACTATCAACTTGTGATACCTCATCTGAAGATTCATATAACCACGTgccatattatggaaataattacgCAAAAGTGATAATCGAAACTGAAATAAAATTCGACTCCGATACTGCAATTACGATGACCGTTTTAGAGGAGAATGAGACTGAATCTGAGAAGAATACGGGAAGTGAAGAAGATTGTGATAGTTCCGATCGGAACATGCTGAAATATAGCGACGGGGACTCGGAAGACATGGATGTTGTAGTTAAAAAGGTGCGATTTGGAGGAGAAAGTGTTAAAATTCGCACACCTGACAGCGAAAACATAGCAACAAGTGAAGACGATACTACTCAAAACAAACCTGCAGCCATACTACAACACTCGCACATTGAAGAAGCGTCTATGCAAGTAACACCATTGATTGTGAGTAAAATGAATGAGATAAAACGGGAAGCATTTGAAAGGGAATCGCAAAGCAAACCTAAAAAGAGTGGAATTCCATTACCGGTCATTAACAACAAACCTCGCAACCCTACTATAGAAGCAACATACAGTAAAGTCAAATTAAAATCGAAATCATTAAGTGAATTATACGATTACTTTAGATCTAAGAACGAAGCACCAGAAGACAATTTAAAAAATTCGGGGTTCACACTCACTTTGACTGAGATACGAACTCCGGATAAACTTCCGAGTCCAGTGGAACCCCACAGAGAAGTGGAGGTGCTTCATAATCTACAGCGAAGTCCAACAGTATCTCCCCGCCGAAGATCAACACGGCTACATCTAGAGCAGGATGG ATTCGTGCTTAGCCTTCTAGCATCGTCGCCACCCAAAGAAGAGGATTACCTCTCTCCACGTGAACCCTCACCACTTCGCGGGCACTACCAATGGGAAGACTTAGGAGTAGTCCCAAAACATGTATCAGATCAATTACACAATACG GAAAACTGGATAGCAGCAGTAAAAGCGGCCGACCAGCTACACAGTGCTCTGCTAGACGCAGAGAACGTGCGGCGCGCGGAGCCGGCCGCTCTCTCGCTTGTGCAACACATGTGGGCTTTAAGCGAAGAG GTCTCGGCGGCCAGAGCACCAGCAGAAGGAGCAGTCTGTGCCCTACTGCGGGGAGCCAGCAAAGACTGCGTTAGGCAGCTCCTGCCGGCTTTAGTGGCCAGGATGGGCCGAGAACCGCCACCCACCGCGCTGCCTCACGCGATGTTGCAGAGCATACCTTTGCACAATCTCATTGATGTAATCTTCGAACCTGCTGTAATtggt ATATCTGGCGACACGGAGCGAATGCAAAGTACACAACTTCGCGCTGCACTTTGCCTCGCAAGAGCTGCTGGGCCCGCGGCGGTGCTGACAGCAGTTCGGAGAAGACTCGCCGACACCGCTAGGGCTGATgtgttttgtaataag ttACGAGAACGACTCAGTAAGCCTGTCGAGAACAGACTCAGCCACGTGTCAAG GAGCTCCCTTCTTCCGGTGCCAGTGCGAAGACGCGCTCGCTCGACGCCCTCGCCTGCGGCTCCGCCTCCGCCTAGACGATTGAGGCCATTACCAGACTCTGCTCCATTACCAA GTATTTCACAAGCAAATGGGGAGTCTTTACATAAAGCTTTATCGCCGATTCCACTAAGTGACAA AGATTCGAGCGCGCTCACCGCTACTTGTGAAGATGTCACTGAAGAAAAAAAGATATCGTCGGAAAGCCTGATTTTCGGAGAAACCACTATCGTAGACATTCCTGTAGACGAAATTGATAATGCACCGCCCGCACCGCACTCCCCATCTATTCACGTCGAAGATTATTCGGAGAAGTCTATTAAAAGCGTGGAATCTCAGAATGAGAATAGTTTGAAAGATAACAATTCGCTTCAAAGTAACGATGATTTTGGTTCGCAGAAATCATTAAGCAACGAACGGGCCGAATCGCCTCTTTCACGACCTCAGAGCAGAATTTCTTCGCCCAGTCCGGTGTCGGCTAGGAGTAGAAGTGAATCTGCCAGCCCAATTAAAAGCGGTCAACGGTCGCCCGACCCCACGAGCAACGTTTACAACCAGCAGCCCGCGTGCGAACGCGACGTGCGTTCGGCGCTCACGGAGTGTATAGTACCCGCTAAACACGAGGATTGGGAAGTCATAGTGAATGCATTAACGGAAGCCGAACGACTCGCGTCGGACAGCGGAGCGCGGGCACCGGCGGCGAGTTGGCGGGCTGTAGTCCGCTCGACGGCCACTCACGTTAAGTCGCTGCGTTCTCGCGTAGCGCGAACCGCGTGCTCCACCATGGGGGCTCTATTCGAACATCGAGGTCGGTCGCTGGACCCCGAGTTGGAGGATGCGGCGACGGCGTTGCTGGAGCGCTGCGCGGACGTGAATCGGTTTCTGCGAGCGGACGCCGCCTCGGCGCTGGTGCGCGTGGCGTGCGGGAGCAGCAGCGCGCGAGCCGCGGTGGCGCTGGCGCGGCGAGGCGCGGCGCACCGCGCGGGGCCGGTGCGCGCGGCGACGGCGCAGGCGCTGACGCGGCTGGtggagcggcgcggcgcggcgcgcatGCTGGACCTGCCGGCCGAGCCGCGCACGCTGCTGTTGCGCGCCGCGGGGGAGCTGCTCGGCGACGCCTGCGCCGAGGCACGCCTGCACGCGAGGCTGCTCTGCCTCGCCCTGCTCGAAGACACGCGGTTTCGGCCGATGCTCAAAGAATCCATGCAACCGACCCGATATAGAGCCATACAGAAATTTGTGGATAAATTGCGATGA
- the LOC134663452 gene encoding RNA-binding protein 7, with translation MIDEDNKTLWCGNLPEQVTEELLYELFLQAGPLEKVRIPRDRDGRQKNFAFITYCHEVSVPYAMNLFRGTALFHRTLSLQCRGRMALLPPPIRCYGPDPSLDFVSQGNVVQKFAEMTDKLREEELRNVYTPRHVHDLNDKLVQASLQGNWSHRHHPYRPDKNHARGNRDNHNDNYHGNSRNNYGNNNWRDRRNQKKGNYHRRE, from the exons ATGATCGATGAAGACAATAAAACACTTTGGTGCGGTAATTTACCAGAACAAGTGACGGAAGAACTACTTTATGAGCTGTTTCTACAG GCGGGACCGTTGGAAAAAGTGAGGATACCAAGAGATAGAGATGGTCGTCAGAAGAATTTCGCATTTATAACCTATTGTCACGAAGTGTCTGTGCCTTACGCTATGAACTTATTTCGCGGAACCGCATTGTTTCATAGAACTCTATCGCTGCAATGTCGAGGACGAATGGCACTGCTGCCGCCGCCCATACGTTGTTATGGGCCTGATCCATCCCTAGACTTTGTTTCACAGGGCAATGTGGTACAAAAGTTTGCTGAAATGACTGACAAATTACGGGAAGAAGAACTCAGAAACGTGTATACTCCTAGACACGTCCATGATTTAAATGACAAGCTAGTACAAGCTAGTTTGCAGGGCAACTGGAGTCACAGGCACCACCCATACAGGCCAGACAAGAACCATGCACGGGGAAACAGAGACAACCACAATGACAACTACCATGGCAACAGTCGCAATAATTATGGTAATAATAACTGGAGGGACCGAAGGAATCAAAAGAAAGGCAATTACCACAGGAGAGAGTGA
- the LOC134663426 gene encoding TLC domain-containing protein 5-like — MAIVPELDTASLLKLASFLFWSCLYLLSYARQPDKCPEYHSRVVTLLHGSVSSVVGLAQCGLRSLSICRLTAPVLPQHYALMVWSWGYFAFDSLWCLMYWNQGPLMLVHHFSTLMAITIYMHRNGTGCSFSCTMAFMEITNPSLQIRWFLKSEGYGTTTLFYIIDILYLSSFLLIRGVLGTYIIYKIMPAKVFGMDQKMIAISLYIISIGLMLELISYISYKYKDRAIASVTNFLDYYGIILNDCDDIYA, encoded by the exons ATGGCTATCGTTCCTGAGCTAGACACGGCATCGCTTCTGAAGTTGGCATCGTTCCTGTTCTGGAGCTGTTTGTACCTGCTGTCGTATGCGCGGCAGCCGGACAAATGTCCCGAGTACCACTCGCGGGTCGTGACCCTTCTGCACGGGAGCGTGTCGAGTGTGGTGGGCCTCGCGCAGTGTGGTTTGCGGTCGCTCAGCATATGCCGGCTGACTG CTCCAGTTCTGCCTCAGCACTACGCCCTGATGGTATGGTCTTGGGGCTACTTCGCATTTGACTCACTCTGGTGTCTGATGTACTGGAACCAAGGACCTTTGATGCTGGTCCATCACTTCAGCACCCTAATGGCCATTACGATCTACATGCATAGGAACGGGACAGGCTGTTCTTTCTCATGTACCATGGCGTTTATGGAAATAACTAACCCTTCTCTACAAATTAGATG GTTCCTCAAAAGCGAAGGGTATGGAACGACGACGCTGTTCTACATAATAGACATACTCTATTTATCATCCTTTTTGCTAATACGAGGTGTCCTAGGCACCTACattatatacaaaataatgccagcaaaagtttttggcaTGGACCAGAAAATGATAGCAATTTCATTATACATAATTTCTATTGGACTAATGCTGGAACTCATTTCGTACATTTCATATAAATACAAGGATAGAGCAATT GCAAGTGTGACCAATTTTTTAGATTATTATGGCATTATCTTAAATGATTGTGATGACATATATGCATGA